In Pocillopora verrucosa isolate sample1 chromosome 13, ASM3666991v2, whole genome shotgun sequence, one genomic interval encodes:
- the LOC136277768 gene encoding cell division control protein 6 homolog — translation MFEMKDDIRKCQVIFVNCMALKQPQDIFKKIAVELVGEDQCPAKTSQKFLEEEFSSSAATRILILDEMDQLESKHQEILYTMFEWPSLPKSKLILIGIANALDLTDRILPRLQARPKCKPELLHFAPYTKEQIVQIIKDRLTTVDDGNNILDASAVQFCARKVSAMAGDMRKALDICRRAVEVVESGERKQQILQPVGKAESPSKKLETPPKPKKVGISQIASVVAEVYGSRLVSGPGSEQPTIPLQQKLLICTFLLMTKERNTKEVVLGKFHDTYCKICTKRKVSHLGQEDFLGLCNILETRGLLGMKRAKDTRMMKGTLKIDEKEVDYALQDKTLLSSILQEGMPTSSKK, via the exons ATGTTTGAAATGAAG GATGACATCAGAAAATGCCAAGTTATCTTTGTGAACTGCATGGCACTTAAACAACCTCAAGACATTTTCAAGAAGATAGCAGTTGAATTAGTGGGAGAAGACCAGTGTCCAGCAAAAACTTCACAAAAATTCCTTGAAGAGGAATTTTCTTCATCAGCTGCAACAAG AATCCTTATCTTAGATGAAATGGATCAACTTGAATCAAAACATCAGGAAATTCTTTACACTATGTTTGAATGGCCCTCTCTGCCAAAATCAAAGCTAATTCTAATTG GGATTGCAAATGCCTTGGATTTGACTGACAGGATTCTTCCAAGACTACAAGCTAGACCTAAAT GCAAACCAGAGCTTCTTCACTTTGCACCTTACACAAAGGAACAGATTGTGCAAATTATAAAGGACAGATTGACAACG GTGGATGATGGAAATAACATTCTTGACGCTTCAGCTGTGCAGTTTTGCGCAAGAAAGGTGTCGGCCATGGCAGGCGACATGAGAAAAGCCTTGGATATCTGCAG GCGAGCAGTTGAAGTGGTAGAATCTGGAGAAAGAAAGCAACAGATTTTACAACCAGTTGGAAAAG CTGAATCTCCCTCAAAAAAGCTTGAAACTCCACCAAAGCCAAAAAAGGTTGGAATTTCTCAGATTGCTAGTGTTGTAGCAGAAGTTTATGGATCTCGTCTGGTCTCTGGCCCTGGAAGTGAACAGCCAACAATACCACTGCAACAGAAGCTTCTTATCTGCACATTTTTGTTGATGACAAAAGAACGCAACACCAAAGAAGTAGTTTTAGGAAAG TTTCACGACACTTACTGTAAAATCTGTACCAAGAGAAAAGTCTCCCATCTTGGTCAGGAGGATTTTCTTGGACTGTGTAACATCCTTGAGACCAGAGGACTTCTTGGAATGAAAAGAGCTAAAGACACAAGGATGATGAAG GGGACCctaaaaattgatgaaaaagagGTTGACTATGCGTTACAAGACAAAACATTACTGTCTTCAATTCTACAGGAAGGAATGCCAACATCTtctaagaaataa
- the LOC136277897 gene encoding haloacid dehalogenase-like hydrolase domain-containing protein 2 — MASKIRGVLIDLSGTIHVENSVIPGSIQALKRLRESGVTVRFVTNTTKESKGTLLKRLTGIGFDIKAEEVFTSLTAARRLIDQRSLRPMLLLQSDAIEDFKGVDVNDPNAVVVGLAPDCFNYEILNKAFRLLLEGCPLIAIHKVRYYKKGDGLALGPGPFVTALEFATDVKAEVVGKPQASFFRQALSEIGCDVQSAVMIGDDARDDIGGAESIGIKGFLVQTGKYRDGDEHHLEKPPFAVCKDFSAAVDQILALL; from the exons atggcgtcaAAAATTCGTGGAGTTCTAATCGATCTTAGCGGCACAATTCACGTTGAAAATTCAGTAATTCCCGGTTCTATACAAGCTCTAAAAAG ACTTCGAGAATCTGGCGTTACTGTCCGATTCGTTACCAACACTACAAAAGAATCAAAGGGCACCTTACTGAAGCGTTTGACTGGCATAGGATTTGATATAAAAGCAGAGGAAGTTTTTACTTCACTGACTGCAGCTCGTCGCCTAATTGATCAGAGAAGCCTGCGTCCAATGTTGTTGTTGCAATCGGACGCCATTGAAGACTTTAAAGGTGTTGACGTGAATGATCCAAATGCTGTAGTAGTAGGACTTGCTCCTGATTGTTTCAATtatgaaattttgaacaaagcATTCAG gCTTTTGCTGGAAGGTTGCCCTCTCATCGCAATTCACAAGGTGCGATACTACAAAAAAGGGGATGGACTGGCACTAGGTCCAGGCCCCTTTGTCACTGCTCTTGAATTTGCAACAGATGTCAAAGCTGAAGTTGTTGGCAAACCACAAGCTTCCTTTTTTAGACAGGCACTGAGTGAAATTGGCTGTGATGTACAATCTGCAGTCATGATTGGAGAT GATGCAAGGGATGACATTGGTGGAGCAGAATCCATTGGGATCAAAGGATTTCTTGTTCAAACAG GTAAATACCGAGATGGCGATGAACATCACCTTGAAAAGCCTCCCTTTGCAGTCTGTAAAGACTTCTCTGCAGCAGTGGATCAAATACTTGCATTGTTATGA
- the LOC131797456 gene encoding uncharacterized protein, with amino-acid sequence MEKHRPVMDDKKFKTGEPWCCCRQSCTVFLFITTLLYVYYFSCYMKHELRTPFHPPHPQSAQLRCRGAFKTLTKGKWERRNVSDDVIRNRRRHDMMLRERKGWPERLFHGDLRCGPLFPLPRRTRKAERPYVLDVQAQCDTDSQYYCCHGNTGWCGHGDKFCNCSSCINYRSFISAELAQWKPHNGCQVRNFTQSSACESLSRGVSSVTFVGDSLVRHFFSAMVILLTNDPLYGALKFKTPPKMRDICKGDSQFVDSICHVHTAMTWRDIMDNPNFCDGWARFQISYVKAYKVELAQLAFLAIRKLLNKVGSIVLMGIGIHNNFNASAVIQSYLEPAVKLVSTSKNGWPHLIWLSTHSMGPLKPINYHRDQGNPAILSFNENLRKYCNRHNISLFDSFNMTMGVHSFDGTHFGVGVNTVKVQILLNYLEEYFSR; translated from the exons ATGGAAAAGCATCGACCTGTGATGGATgacaaaaagtttaaaacag GGGAACCCTGGTGTTGCTGTCGTCAGAGTTGCACAGTATTTCTCTTCATCACAACTTTATTATACGTATATTACTTTTCCTGTTACATGAAACATGAACTGCGAACACCCTTCCACCCTCCTCATCCCCAGTCCGCACAATTGCGCTGTCGAGGCGCGTTTAAAACGTTGACTAAAGGAAAATGGGAACGACGAAACGTTAGCGATGATGTGATACGCAACAGACGGAGACACGATATGATGTTAAGAGAACGCAAAGGCTGGCCTGAACGTTTGTTTCACGGCGATCTCCGTTGTGGACCGTTGTTTCCTCTCCCGCGTAGGACAAGAAAGGCAGAAAGGCCTTACGTCTTAGATGTACAAGCACAGTGTGACACTGACAGCCAATACTATTGCTGTCATGGAAACACGGGCTGGTGTGGTCATGGCGATAAATTCTGCAACTGTTCAAGCTGCATAAATTATAGATCATTCATCTCCGCTGAACTTGCGCAGTGGAAGCCACATAATGGTTGCCAAGTAAGGAACTTCACGCAATCTTCGGCTTGTGAGTCATTGTCACGCGGAGTTAGTAGCGTGACTTTCGTTGGCGATTCACTTGTGCGGCATTTTTTCTCAGCTATGGTCATCCTTCTCACCAATGACCCCTTATATGGCgcattgaaattcaaaacacCACCTAAAATGCGTGACATTTGTAAAGGTGACAGCCAGTTTGTTGACAGCATCTGTCACGTTCACACAGCTATGACATGGCGTGACATTATGGACAATCCAAACTTCTGTGATGGCTGGGCAAGGTTTCAAATTTCATATGTGAAAGCTTACAAAGTTGAGCTGGCACAACTTGCCTTTCTTGCAATCAGAAAACTCTTGAACAAAGTTGGTTCTATTGTTCTCATGGGAATTGGCATCCACAACAACTTTAACGCATCAGCTGTTATTCAATCCTACCTTGAGCCTGCAGTAAAATTAGTTTCAACATCCAAAAATGGTTGGCCACACCTTATATGGTTATCAACTCATTCTATGGGTCCTTTAAAACCAATAAACTATCACCGTGACCAAGGAAATCCAGCCATTTTGTCTTTCAATGAAAATCTGCGAAAATACTGCAATCGCCACAACATCAGTCTGTTTGATAGCTTTAATATGACAATGGGTGTTCACAGTTTTGACGGAACTCACTTTGGAGTTGGTGTAAACACAGTGAAAGTACAAATACTCTTAAACTACCTAGAGGAATATTTTTCAAGATGA